The proteins below come from a single Granulicella sibirica genomic window:
- a CDS encoding FAD-dependent monooxygenase, whose protein sequence is MIETDVLIVGCGPAGLTAAIGLAREGVRVIAITKYAQLAPTARAHCTNQRSFEIFRDFGIEAQAMASATPYTEMPNFTYLRSLSSDVEFARLKGLQLDDEDNLNASPCTIADLPQNLLEPILLTAATQQGAQVRFQTELTTFDQNETGVTAVVRDLLTGQDLTIRARYLIGADGGNSSVAKALELPFDGPGRLGGSLSIHFDCDLSEYTAYRPSHIFYILRSSTDKGGPGLGLLICFRPWNTWQFIKGYTAGQETPHLTTTEAVDVIRDYLGIPEIEPKVTSIGKWDLNSLCASLYQRGRVFCMGDAVHRHVPSNGLGSNCAMQDAYNLAWKLALVLRDHAGAGLLESYSQERVPVGQQYVARATKSMQLHRPLLEAIGLADPNRPEGDGDLARIAANSTDGAARRRGIQETMHAKIHEVRARGLELNHVYQSVAVIDERQQPKDTGRDLELYARATTCPGAHLPHAWVQRSGHEVSTLDLVGQGRFTLLTGIGGDEWIGAAKAVAERFGLNIAAVKIGPGCEVTDLHHEWAERREIAENGCLLVRPDAHIAWRRMSTDTDPEGALTDAVARILDRQA, encoded by the coding sequence TTGATCGAAACAGACGTCCTGATCGTAGGCTGCGGGCCGGCAGGCCTGACCGCGGCTATCGGGCTCGCGCGTGAGGGTGTGCGCGTGATTGCTATCACAAAGTATGCGCAACTTGCTCCGACGGCGCGCGCACATTGCACTAATCAGCGCTCTTTCGAAATCTTCCGAGATTTCGGTATCGAGGCGCAGGCAATGGCCTCGGCTACCCCGTACACAGAAATGCCAAACTTCACGTATCTTCGTTCTCTTTCCTCTGATGTCGAGTTTGCTCGGTTGAAGGGTTTGCAGCTCGATGATGAGGACAACCTCAACGCCAGTCCGTGCACCATTGCCGATTTGCCGCAGAATCTCTTGGAACCGATCTTGCTCACAGCAGCGACGCAACAGGGAGCGCAAGTTCGTTTTCAAACGGAACTCACGACGTTTGACCAGAATGAAACCGGGGTTACGGCTGTCGTCAGGGATCTCTTGACGGGCCAGGACCTAACAATTCGTGCCCGCTACCTGATTGGTGCCGATGGTGGGAATAGTAGCGTTGCGAAAGCTCTTGAATTGCCTTTCGATGGGCCTGGAAGACTCGGAGGGAGCCTCAGTATTCACTTTGATTGTGACCTTTCGGAATACACGGCCTACAGGCCCAGCCATATCTTCTACATCCTCCGGAGTTCCACCGACAAGGGAGGTCCAGGTCTCGGTCTTCTCATCTGTTTCCGGCCGTGGAATACCTGGCAGTTCATTAAGGGCTACACCGCCGGGCAGGAGACACCACACTTGACGACGACGGAGGCCGTCGATGTGATCCGCGATTATCTTGGTATTCCAGAGATCGAACCCAAGGTGACCTCTATTGGGAAGTGGGATCTCAACTCCCTCTGCGCTTCGTTGTATCAGCGCGGTCGTGTTTTCTGCATGGGAGACGCAGTCCATCGGCACGTACCATCCAACGGTCTAGGCTCCAACTGCGCGATGCAGGATGCATACAATCTCGCTTGGAAGCTCGCGCTCGTCTTGCGCGACCATGCGGGCGCCGGCCTCCTTGAGAGTTATAGCCAAGAGCGCGTTCCCGTAGGGCAGCAGTACGTTGCGCGCGCAACCAAAAGCATGCAACTTCACCGGCCTTTGCTCGAAGCGATCGGGCTAGCGGATCCTAATAGACCGGAGGGAGATGGTGACTTGGCGCGGATTGCTGCAAATTCAACTGACGGCGCTGCTCGTCGACGCGGGATCCAGGAAACTATGCATGCGAAGATCCATGAAGTCCGTGCTCGGGGTCTCGAACTCAATCACGTGTATCAATCCGTTGCCGTGATCGACGAGAGACAGCAACCCAAGGATACCGGCCGCGATCTCGAGCTGTATGCCCGCGCGACAACCTGCCCGGGCGCGCATTTGCCGCATGCGTGGGTACAGCGGTCAGGGCACGAAGTCTCCACGCTGGACTTGGTAGGACAAGGGCGCTTCACACTTTTGACAGGCATTGGTGGCGATGAGTGGATCGGTGCGGCAAAAGCCGTCGCGGAGCGCTTCGGTCTAAACATCGCCGCAGTCAAAATCGGACCGGGGTGCGAAGTTACCGATCTACACCATGAGTGGGCAGAGCGGAGAGAGATCGCAGAAAATGGATGTCTTCTGGTCCGACCGGACGCGCACATCGCCTGGCGACGCATGTCCACGGACACAGATCCTGAAGGAGCCTTGACGGATGCGGTAGCACGGATACTTGATCGACAGGCTTAA